A region of the Bacillota bacterium genome:
ACGCCGCCGCCGACGATCAGCACCTCAGGTGCCGGCTCGAAGGGTGCGGGGCGGCTCATCGGGCCGCACCCCGCAGGGTGGCGGGCCGGCCCTCCGGTGTGGGGAGCCCCTCGGTGGGGCTGGAGGGGACCGCTTCCTCCCGGAGCGGCATGCGACCGGCGAGGAAGGCGCGCCGCCCGGCCTCCACCGCCAGGCGGAAGGCGGCCGCCATGGCCGGCGGGTCGCCGGCGTAGGCGATGGCGCTGTTGACCAGCACGGCGTCGGCGCCCATCTCTAGCGCGCGCGCCGCCTCCGAGGGGACGCCCAGGCCGGCGTCGATGACCACGGGCACCTGGACGCGCTCGATGATGCGCCGCAGGCCCGCCCAGTCCTGGAAGCCGCGCCCGGTGCCGATGGGGGAGGCCAGGGGCATGACGGCGGCGGCGCCGGCCTCCTCCAGGCGGAGGGCGCCCACCAGGTCGGGGCTGGTGTAGGCGAGGACGACGAAGCCCTGGCGGACCAGCTCGCGCGTCGCCTCCACGGTGGCCGTCACGTCGGGCCAGAGCGTCCGCTCGTCGCCCACGATCTCCAGCTTGATCCACTCGGTGCCCGTCGCCGCCCGCGCCAGCTCGGCCATGTGGACGGCCTGGGCGACAGTGGTGGAGCCGGCCGTGTTGGGCAGGAGCCTGTGGCGGCCCGGGTCGACGGCATCCAGGAGGCCGCGCCCGCCGGACTCCAGCTCCATGGCGCGGACGGCGACGGTGACCAGGCCGGGCTCGGCCGCCTCCAGCGCGCGGCGCATCGTCTCCTCATCCGGGTACTTGCCGGTGCCGACGAAGAGCCGGCTGCGAAGCCGCACGCCGGCGATGGCCAGGTGGTCGTCGCCTTCGCCGGCGCCGCCGGCCACGGCGCGGACCAGCTCGAGCCGGTCGCCGTCGCGCAGCGGGGGGTTCTCGCCGGGACGGAGGACGCGCCCGTTGAGCGCTACCGCCAGGCCGGCGCGCGGGATCTCCCGGGCGACGAGGAAGTCCTCCAGACAGAGGCCGTCGGCGGCCTCCACGAGCTTGCCGTTCACCTCGAGTCGCAAGCCTCTCACCTCCCGCGCGGGATCGCGGCGCGGCGAGCGTCGGCGGCGGAGCCGGCCGGGTCGGCCGGGGCGGCGGGGAGGAGGAAGCGCGGCCGGGAGCGGGCGCGCTCCAGCGCCTCCAGCAGCCGGCGGGCGGCCGCGGCCGGGTCGGGCGCCTCGAGGACGGCGCCGATGGCGGCCACGCCGGCTGCGCCGGTGGCCAGCACCGCCTCCGCGTTGGCGGGCGTGATGCCGCCGATGGCCAGTACGGGGCGGCGGACCGCCTCCACCACCGCGGCCAGGGCCTCCAGCCCCTGTCCCTGCCGGCCGGGGTGGGAGCGGGTGGGGAAGACGGGGCCGAAGGTGACGTAGTCGGCGCCGGCCTCGGCCGCCTCCAACGCCTCCCCGAGCGAGTGGACGCTGGCGCCGAGCAGCATCCCCGCCGGCAGGAAGCGCCGCACCGCCGCCACCGGGAGGCTCTTCCTGGCCAGGTGGACGCCCGCCGCTCCCAGCGCCATGGCCACGTCGGCGCGGTCGTTGACGATCAGCGCCGCGGCGCGCGTGCGCGGGTCCTCCTGGAGCGCCCGCCCGAAGGCGTAGAGCGCCTCCGCGGGCGCCGTCTTCTCGCGGATCTGGATCCAGCGCACCCCCGCCTCCACGGCCGCGCCCAGGGCGGCCATCAGGTCGCCCGCGCTCCGCTGGCGGTCGGTGATCAGGTGGAAGACCGCTCCCGGCACCCTCCCGACCCCCAAGCAAAAAGCCACCGGCCCCGTACCCGGGGCGCGGTGGCAGTCCACTCTCTGCCCTCCACTGGCCGTCTCGCCGCGATACCGCTTGTGCCCCGAATCTTACCGCCGCAGGGCGGGCGCCGGCAACGGGCGGCCGCGCCGGCGGCGCGCTATGCTGGCCGGGGAGGAAGCCCCGCGGGGAGGGGGACCGCCCCTAGGGAGCCCGGCCCAGGAGGGAAGGCCATGGCCTCGCGCACCGGTACCGCCGACCTGCCGCTCCACGGCGGCCACTGCCCGCCCTGGCTCTTCGAGCGCATGGTCCGGCTCTCCGGGGCGCTGCTGGAGGCGGTCGTCCTGGAGTACGGCCCCCGCGAGGTGCTGCGGCGCTTCGCCGATCCCTTCTGGTTCCAGGCCTTCGGCGCGCTCCTGGGCTTCGACTGGCACTCCTCGGGGCTGACCACCACCGTCACCGGCGCCGTCAAGCTGGCCCTGGCCCGGCGGGAGGGCGAGCTGGGCCTCTTCGTCGCCGGCGGCAAGGGCGCCGTCTCCCGGCGCACGCCGGCCGAGATCGAGGCGGCGGCCGAGCGCCACGCCCTGGCGCTGGATCCCGGACAGCTGGCGGCGGCCAGCCGCCTGGCCGCCAAGGTGGACTCGGCGGCGCTGCAGGACGGCTTCGAGCTCTACCACCACGCCTTTCTCTTCACGGCCGACGGCGCCTGGGCCGTGGTCCAGCAGGGGATGGAGCCGCAGGGCGGCTGGGCCCGGCGCTACCACTGGCTGGGCGAAGGGATGGAAAGCTTCGTCGAGGAGCCGCACAGCGCGGTCTGCTCCGACCGGCGCGGCCCCGCCCTCAACCTGGTAGACCGGGGCAGCCGGGCCATGCGCGCCACGCTGGCCGAGATGGTGCGCGAGGAGCGGCCGGAGCGGATCGTGCGCGACTACCGGCGCCTGCTGGAGTGGCTCGACTCGACGCCCGGACGGCAGGCGCTGCGCGCCGCGCGGCGGGGGCCGGCGGGGCCGCGCGCCGGCGCCCCCGCGGCGGCCGTGGCCGGTCAACTCAGCCTGCTGGCTGCGGCGGAGGAAGCGTCCGAAGGCGGGCGGGAGGCCGCCGCCGGCGCGGCGCCCGGGGGCGGAGGCGGCGGCGCTCCCGCCGCCCTGGCCCGCTACCTGCGCCTGCCCGCCGCGCACGAGGTGCCCGACGCCGACCGCCTGGAGCGGGTGCTGCGGCAGCTCTACGCGCGGCACATCCCCGACTTCGAGTCGCTCCTCGGCCTCCCGGGGGTGGGGGCGCAGACCGTGCGCGCGCTCAGCATGGTGGCCGAGGTGGTGCACGGCGTGCCGGCGAGCTTCCGCGACCCGGTCCGCTACAGCTTCGCCCACGGCGGCAAGGACGGCCATCCCTACCCGGTGGACCGGGCGACCTACGACCGCTCCGTGCGCATGCTGGAGGAGGCGGTGGAGCGGGCGCGCCTCGGCGACCGGGCCAAGCTGGAGGCGCTGGGACGGCTGGCCCGCCTGGCGGGAGGGGGCTGAGGGGGCGCCCCCGGGACGGGGAGGGCAGCCCTCAGCCGCCCCGGAGGCGGTCGCGCAGGGGCGGGGCGACCGGGCCCGCGCGCAGGAGGGTGATGCGCACGTCGGGCTGGAGCCGGACCCGCCCGAGCGGGGCCGGCCAGGTAGCGCGCAGGGCGCGCCAGGCGGCCGGATCCTGGCTGGCGACGACGCGCCCGAAGGCGGCGCCGTCGGCCCCCAGGCGCTGCAGCGCCGCCAGTGCCGTGCGCGCCTCGGCGGCGATCCTGGCGTCTACTTCCTCCTCCAGCCGCCTGGCCACGCTCGGGTGGGCGGGGTCGACCGAGCCGGAGACCTCGGAGACCGTCATCTCGCCGCGGACGCGCAGGCGCAGGAGGAAGGGCTCACCCGGCGCGGCCAGCGCGAGCTGCGAGCGGGCGCGCAGGATCTGGAGGCTGACGCTTCCGGCGCCCGCAGGAGCGGCCACGGTGAAGCGGACGGTCTCCAACGCGTTCCTGAGCCAAAGCAGGCCTTGCGCCTCGTCGGGGCCCAGCCAGCCGGCCAGGCGGTCGCCGCGGAAGAGGGCGACGCTTTCCAGCCGCGGCCGCGGGCGGCCCCCTTCCTCCGTCACCGTCACCCCGTCGGCCACGGCGTCGAGGCCGCGCTCGAGGAGGCTCTCCTCCAGGTTCCAGAGCCGCGTCCCCACGCCCACGCGCTGGCGGAGCTCCCGGCTCAGCTCGTCGGCGCCCGTCTCCTCCAGCGAACCCCCGGCTGCGAGCACCTGCTCCACCGGCTTTCGGGCCGCCAGCACGTAGGCGGTCAGGCGCATGGCCGGCTGCCGGTCGAGGAAGTCCAGCGCCTCGCCGACCCCGTGCTGCAGGAGGCCGGCGCCGAAGAGCACCACGCTGGTCTCCCCCCAGAAGAGGCGGCGCGGAAAGCCGGACTGGATGGCCTGCAGAGCGTCGGCGAAGGTGGGGGCGACGGCGCTCAGGAGCAGTGTGGAGCCGCCGGCGGCTCCTCCCGAGCGGCCGTCTCCGAGGCTCAGGCCGCCGCCCCCTCCGCCGCCGCCCCCGCCGCCTCCGCCTGCCTGGCCGGCCAGCGTGGCGGGGCGGGCCACCTGGAGGGCGAGCAGGAGGCGGCCGTCGGGCCTTCGATCGAAGCCCGCCGCCAGGATGATGCCCAGCCGGTTGACTTCCACAGCGCCGCAGCCCGGGGCGGCGAGGAGGAGAAGGGCCAGGGCGGCCGCCAGCGCCGCCCGCCCCGGCCTCACCCGCCCGCGGCCGGGCCCTGCCCGCGCGCGGGCCTGGCGGCCGCCACCCTCCTTCCCAGGAGGAGGATGAGGAGCGGCGTGCCC
Encoded here:
- the thiS gene encoding sulfur carrier protein ThiS encodes the protein MRLEVNGKLVEAADGLCLEDFLVAREIPRAGLAVALNGRVLRPGENPPLRDGDRLELVRAVAGGAGEGDDHLAIAGVRLRSRLFVGTGKYPDEETMRRALEAAEPGLVTVAVRAMELESGGRGLLDAVDPGRHRLLPNTAGSTTVAQAVHMAELARAATGTEWIKLEIVGDERTLWPDVTATVEATRELVRQGFVVLAYTSPDLVGALRLEEAGAAAVMPLASPIGTGRGFQDWAGLRRIIERVQVPVVIDAGLGVPSEAARALEMGADAVLVNSAIAYAGDPPAMAAAFRLAVEAGRRAFLAGRMPLREEAVPSSPTEGLPTPEGRPATLRGAAR
- the thiE gene encoding thiamine phosphate synthase; its protein translation is MPGAVFHLITDRQRSAGDLMAALGAAVEAGVRWIQIREKTAPAEALYAFGRALQEDPRTRAAALIVNDRADVAMALGAAGVHLARKSLPVAAVRRFLPAGMLLGASVHSLGEALEAAEAGADYVTFGPVFPTRSHPGRQGQGLEALAAVVEAVRRPVLAIGGITPANAEAVLATGAAGVAAIGAVLEAPDPAAAARRLLEALERARSRPRFLLPAAPADPAGSAADARRAAIPRGR
- a CDS encoding DUF763 domain-containing protein, translated to MASRTGTADLPLHGGHCPPWLFERMVRLSGALLEAVVLEYGPREVLRRFADPFWFQAFGALLGFDWHSSGLTTTVTGAVKLALARREGELGLFVAGGKGAVSRRTPAEIEAAAERHALALDPGQLAAASRLAAKVDSAALQDGFELYHHAFLFTADGAWAVVQQGMEPQGGWARRYHWLGEGMESFVEEPHSAVCSDRRGPALNLVDRGSRAMRATLAEMVREERPERIVRDYRRLLEWLDSTPGRQALRAARRGPAGPRAGAPAAAVAGQLSLLAAAEEASEGGREAAAGAAPGGGGGGAPAALARYLRLPAAHEVPDADRLERVLRQLYARHIPDFESLLGLPGVGAQTVRALSMVAEVVHGVPASFRDPVRYSFAHGGKDGHPYPVDRATYDRSVRMLEEAVERARLGDRAKLEALGRLARLAGGG